One Dictyostelium discoideum AX4 chromosome 3 chromosome, whole genome shotgun sequence genomic region harbors:
- the dimA gene encoding hypothetical protein: MDSDNWNFQNNPYFQDYNIGNPNNNTNGINGSSNGTMNLSNSASLFLNKNLGNSDFQPFSLQPSLYLSNSSNNTNNNNNNNNNNNNNNNNNNNNNNNNNNNNNNNIINNNTDEFVFKKISANNLQTPTSPPKDLGFIQTILQHQQELFQKKLSESGVTNLQPDQIQFMFMQEQQKYLTSLNGNDNTLPPLENNFSFQHVNNNNLTSPPQQQQQQQQQQQQQQHQQHQQHQQHQQQQQQQQQQQQQQHQHQQQQQQQQQQQQQQQQQQQQQQLKQQQPQQHPIQSPQPIQSPTPSPSLQQHQTYSYTPSTQQTSLQQLQQQQMQQLLQMSPQHQQQHNQIQQQQAAAAAAALLQQQLAQQQAQQLAQQQQLAQQQLAQQQQQQQQQHVQSLHQAQVQQAHMSQLQQQQLAQQAFQQAQQQQFHQQNIQQHQNQNQQQLQLPQPQQQQHKSTPPTQNTPPVKSPAPQTPTLTTNGKGSKSTPPTTTTTTTTTTSSSSSSSSSSSSSKKKTSNKKTGNLQVPPTPPHHHHHHHNNHHHHHSEGFSDENDEEFIDENEDKSKNKSRSSQNIASRNYRQRKKDHISEVEFKVQQLSLENERLKQENHLLKKGDLGDVMRPDFDFQQVLLESQKLMSQLQDAVNKQDHATIENLLQLYYFASQLRTTVVEREVEKIVHPYTQARLAVMGYRSNAETSILLRPFSTNLWWPKYADEVGLTEEQRKASDILWTDHLKIDMELRTERDQLDREIKELFLKKIVSHGTKRPELLFERETLSTFNSESDYPSSPSSASNSSNSPPTSSPTIITPPDSPLTNNQNNQNNNQMINSNSNNSNNNSHHHHHHHHSHLHGHSPYPVPNGTVHPPPTTAVSEHNKPIELSELLDVTRKLEMLKKNFVKHRNLICDTDLVLSTILTPFQHAKLILRLNSVTCYDFSIVDTITGIWGSINSTLKEGSFIQNLMPDQDGKFEVLEKFKQNQLLDLKGQRPIKLESLQRTYEKLYQTVLGSESPNCQFVKQADYQHQNLLTASPNYTNSPLITSSPSQLTPNSPRPPLDISNNNNNNNNNNNNNNNNNNNNNNNNNNNNNNNNNNNNNNNNNNNNNNSNNNNNTNNNNNNYNNNGNNNNGNNNNGNNNNGNNGNNGNNSNNSNNGNINSVDIQALHQQQKQNLQPQQLQQNQQLQQNQNTPPQQSQQVCSPSSPMTPELNKQPEIVGGDNTNKKNKSKKYQWYSYKTPNI; this comes from the exons ATGGACTCAGATAATTGGAACTTCCAAAATAATCCATATTTCCAAGATTATAATATTGGTAATCCAAACAATAATACTAATGGTATCAATGGTAGTAGTAATGGTACTATGAATTTATCAAATAGCGCTTccttatttttaaataagaaTTTGGGAAATTCAGATTTCCAACCATTTTCACTTCAACCATCAttatatttatcaaattcttcaaataataccaataataataataataataacaacaacaataataataataataataataataataataataataataataataataataataataataataatattataaataataatacagatgaatttgtatttaaaaagatatcagctaataatttacaaacgCCAACATCACCACCAAAAGATTTGGGATTCATTCAAACCATacttcaacatcaacaagaactatttcaaaagaaattatcagAATCTGGTGTTACAAACCTTCAACCTGATCAAATACAATTCATGTTTATGcaagaacaacaaaaatatttaacaaGTTTGAATGGTAATGATAACACTTTACCACctttagaaaataatttttcattccaacatgtaaataataataatttaacttCACCTccccaacaacaacaacaacaacaacaacaacaacaacaacaacaacatcaacaacatcaacaacatcaacaacatcaacaacaacaacaacaacaacaacaacaacaacaacaacaacatcaacatcaacaacaacaacaacaacaacaacaacaacaacaacaacaacaacaacaacaacaacaacaacaattaaaacagcaacaaccacaacaacatcCGATCCAATCACCACAACCAATTCAATCACCAACTCCATCTCCATCacttcaacaacaccaaaCATATTCATATACACCATCAACACAACAAACTTCtttacaacaattacaacaacaacaaatgcaaCAATTGTTACAAATGTCACCACAACATCAACAGCAGCataatcaaattcaacaacaacaagctgcTGCTGCGGCTGCTGCattactacaacaacaattagcacaacaacaagcacaacaattagcacaacaacaacaattagcacaacaacaattagcacaacaacaacaacaacagcaacaacaacatgtCCAATCATTACATCAAGCACAAGTTCAACAAGCTCATATGTctcaattacaacaacaacaattggcACAGCAAGCATTCCAAcaagcacaacaacaacaattccaccaacaaaatattcaacaacatcaaaaccaaaaccaacaacaattacaactaccgcaaccacaacaacagcagcataAATCGACACCACCAACACAAAATACACCACCAGTTAAATCTCCAGCACCACAAACTCCAACTTTAACCACTAATGGTAAAGGTTCTAAATCGACACCACCAACAAcgacaaccacaacaacaacaacaacatcatcatcatcatcatcatcatcatcgtcatcatcatcaaaaaagaaaacatcaaataaaaagacAGGAAATTTACAGGTACCTCCAACCCctcctcatcatcatcatcatcatcacaataatcaccaccatcatcatagTGAAGGATTTagtgatgaaaatgatgaggaatttattgatgaaaatgaagataaatccaaaaataaatcaagATCAAGTCAAAATATAGCAAGTAGAAATTATAGACAAAGAAAGAAGGATCACATTTCAGAGGTTGAATTTAAAGTTCAACAATTATCATTGGAGAATGAAAGATTGAAACAAGAGAATCATCTCTTGAAAAAAGGTGATTTAGGTGATGTCATGAGACCAGATTTCGATTTTCAACAGGTTTTATTAGAGAGCCAAAAATTAATGTCACAACTTCAAGATGCTGTAAATAAACAAGATCACGccacaattgaaaatttacttcaactttattattttgctTCACAACTTCGTACAACTGTAGTTGAAAGAGAAGTTGAAAAAATAGTTCATCCATATACTCAA gcAAGATTAGCAGTAATGGGATATAGATCAAACGCAGAaacatcaattttattaagaCCATTTTCAACCAATTTATGGTGGCCAAAATATGCAGATGAAGTTGGATTAACAGAGGAACAAAGAAAAGCATCTGATATTTTATGGACAGATCATTTAAAGATTGATATGGAGTTAAGAACTGAACGTGATCAATTGGATAGAGagattaaagaattatttttgaaaaagataGTTTCACATGGTACTAAAAGACCAGAGTTATTATTTGAACGTGAAACCTTATCAACTTTTAATAGTGAATCAGATTATCCAAGTTCACCATCCTCAGcttcaaattcttcaaattcaCCACCAACTTCATCACCAACAATTATTACACCACCAGATTCACCATTAactaataatcaaaataatcaaaataataatcaaatgattaatagtaatagtaataatagtaataataatagccatcatcatcatcatcatcatcattcaCATCTTCATGGTCATTCACCATATCCAGTACCAAATGGTACAGTTCatccaccaccaacaacagcAGTAAGTGAAcataataaaccaattgaattatcagAGTTATTAGATGTAACTAGAAAATTGGAAAtgttaaaaaagaattttgttAAACATCGTAATTTAATTTGTGATACTGATTTAGTATTATCGACTATTTTAACACCATTTCAACAtgcaaaattaattttaagatTAAATAGTGTCACATGTTATGATTTTAGTATTGTTGATACTATCACTGGAATTTGGGGTAGCATTAATTCAACATTAAAGGAAGGTTcttttattcaaaatttaatgcCAGATCAAGATGGTAAATTTGAAGTTTTGGAAAAGtttaaacaaaatcaattattggaTCTTAAAGGTCAAAGGCCAATAAAATTAGAAAGTCTTCAAAGAACTTATGAAAAACTTTATCAAACCGTTTTAGGTTCTGAAAGTCCAAATTGTCAATTTGTAAAACAAGCTGattatcaacatcaaaatttattaactgCTAGTCCAAATTATACAAATTCTCCTTTAATAACTTCAAGTCCATCACAATTAACTCCAAATTCACCACGTCCACCATtagatatttcaaataataataataataataataataataataataataataataataataataataataataataataataataataataataataataataataataataataataataataataataataataataataataataacagtaacaataataataatactaataataataacaataattataacaataatggtaataataataatggcaataataacaacggtaataataataatggtaataatggtaataatggtaataatagtaataatagtaataatggtaatattaattcagTAGATATTCAAGCattacatcaacaacaaaaacaaaatttacaacctcaacaattacaacaaaatcaacaattacaacaaaatcaaaatactCCCCCACAACAATCCCAGCAAGTTTGTTCACCAAGTTCTCCTATGACGccagaattaaataaacaaccAGAAATAGTAGGTGGagataatacaaataaaaaaaataaatcaaaaaagtaTCAGTGGTATAGTTATAAGACCCCTAATATTTAG